The following proteins are encoded in a genomic region of Oceanisphaera profunda:
- a CDS encoding helix-turn-helix transcriptional regulator — protein MPAQRETVESLSQPIEQESVEQNNTESVLVHRYGGVMEGLAEMFGQHCELSLYSLTEPGQPLLKQVQGEQGTHLVGEPMPESLALHVIALLADSVRHVTYFAHTRLGAPIKTSLQLLLNAQGEALGLLCIHLHLGAPFHELLGELMPKPQVAQRVEVSPENFNNNVEELVTLTVERTIEGINANGLVANHLKNKHIVTTLYEKGIFDIKDAIAMVSSKLNISKHTVYLYIRQKKRDDEELSPPTPETS, from the coding sequence ATGCCAGCGCAAAGAGAGACTGTCGAGTCTCTGAGTCAGCCAATAGAGCAAGAAAGTGTCGAGCAGAATAATACCGAGTCGGTACTTGTTCATCGCTATGGCGGCGTTATGGAAGGGCTGGCTGAGATGTTTGGCCAGCACTGTGAGCTAAGCTTGTACTCGCTGACGGAACCCGGCCAACCTTTGCTAAAGCAGGTGCAAGGCGAGCAGGGCACACACTTAGTCGGTGAGCCCATGCCGGAGTCGCTGGCACTGCATGTTATCGCGCTGCTTGCAGACTCGGTGCGCCATGTTACTTACTTTGCGCACACTAGGTTAGGCGCGCCAATTAAGACCTCTTTGCAATTGCTGCTCAATGCACAGGGCGAGGCGTTAGGCTTGCTCTGTATCCATCTGCACTTAGGCGCCCCTTTTCATGAGTTGCTGGGCGAGTTAATGCCTAAGCCGCAAGTGGCTCAGCGCGTCGAAGTGTCACCGGAAAACTTCAATAATAACGTTGAAGAGCTGGTGACCTTGACCGTAGAACGCACCATAGAGGGCATTAACGCCAATGGGCTGGTGGCCAATCATCTTAAAAATAAACATATAGTGACCACGCTATATGAGAAGGGCATTTTCGACATCAAAGACGCCATTGCGATGGTGTCGAGCAAGCTCAATATCTCAAAACACACCGTTTATCTTTATATTCGGCAAAAAAAACGCGATGACGAAGAGCTATCGCCCCCCACCCCGGAGACATCATGA
- a CDS encoding RidA family protein, with protein MTKSIIATEHAPAAIGPYVQATRVGNMLFTSGQIPLDPVTMEVVAGGIEAQTKQVMDNLLAILNAAGADSTHVVKTTCYLKDMADFVPFNEVYASYFTLGAPSRSCVEVARLPKDVLVEVEAIVCLD; from the coding sequence ATGACTAAAAGCATCATAGCCACAGAACACGCCCCCGCTGCAATCGGCCCTTATGTGCAAGCGACTCGAGTGGGTAACATGCTCTTTACTTCAGGCCAGATCCCGCTGGATCCGGTCACTATGGAAGTGGTAGCCGGCGGCATTGAGGCACAAACCAAGCAGGTAATGGATAACTTATTGGCTATCCTAAACGCTGCTGGCGCCGACAGCACCCATGTGGTCAAAACCACCTGCTACTTGAAGGACATGGCCGACTTTGTACCTTTCAATGAAGTCTATGCCAGCTACTTTACGCTGGGTGCGCCGTCTCGTTCTTGCGTAGAAGTGGCGCGGCTGCCGAAAGACGTGTTAGTAGAAGTGGAAGCCATTGTCTGCCTCGATTAA
- the leuA gene encoding 2-isopropylmalate synthase: protein MSDQVIIFDTTLRDGEQALSASLTVKEKLQIAYALERLGVDVMEVGFPISSPGDFESVQAIARNIKNSRVCALARALEADIDAAAAALKPAEQFRIHTFISTSDIHVQSKLRKDFDSVLAMGVHAVKHARRYTDDVEFSCEDAGRTPIDNLCRMVEAAINAGATTVNIPDTVGYTVPSEFGDIIQTLFNRVPNIDKAVISVHCHDDLGMSVANSIAAVQAGARQIECTINGIGERAGNCSLEEIAMILKTRAELLGLHTNIKHQEIYRTSQLVRNLCNMPVQPNKAIVGANAFSHSSGIHQDGVLKSKNTYEIITPESIGLQKNELNLTSRSGRHVIKHRMSEMGYSEQDYELDALYESFVELADRKGQVFDYDLEALVFFSQIHEEPEQFKLKYLSVQSGSNVMSTASVRMEVGGEVINEAAVGNGPVDAVYQCINRVTGYDIRVDKYELKSKGEGKDALGQVDIVAEHKGRKFHGMGLATDIVESSAQALVHVINSIWRAEQVAEKKEAIQNKIRVETV, encoded by the coding sequence ATGTCGGACCAAGTCATTATATTCGATACCACCTTGCGAGACGGCGAACAGGCGCTTTCCGCCAGCTTAACGGTTAAAGAAAAATTACAAATTGCTTATGCGCTCGAACGCTTAGGGGTAGATGTGATGGAAGTGGGCTTTCCTATTTCATCCCCCGGTGATTTTGAATCAGTACAAGCCATAGCACGCAATATTAAGAACAGCCGCGTGTGCGCGCTGGCCCGCGCCTTGGAAGCCGACATAGATGCGGCGGCAGCGGCGTTAAAGCCCGCCGAGCAGTTTCGCATTCATACCTTTATTTCCACGTCCGACATTCACGTGCAGAGTAAGTTGCGCAAAGACTTCGACTCCGTATTAGCCATGGGTGTGCATGCGGTAAAGCATGCGCGCCGTTACACGGATGACGTGGAATTTTCTTGTGAAGATGCAGGCCGTACCCCCATCGATAATCTGTGCCGCATGGTAGAAGCCGCCATTAACGCCGGCGCTACTACAGTCAACATTCCTGACACTGTCGGTTATACGGTGCCGAGCGAGTTTGGTGACATTATCCAAACCTTATTTAACCGCGTACCTAATATCGATAAAGCGGTGATTTCTGTGCATTGCCATGATGACTTAGGCATGTCGGTCGCCAACTCCATTGCGGCAGTTCAAGCCGGTGCGCGCCAGATTGAATGCACCATCAATGGTATTGGTGAGCGGGCCGGTAACTGCTCGTTAGAAGAAATTGCCATGATCTTGAAGACCCGAGCCGAGCTCTTGGGCCTGCACACTAATATCAAGCATCAAGAAATTTACCGTACCAGCCAGTTAGTGCGCAATCTGTGCAATATGCCAGTACAGCCAAACAAGGCCATTGTTGGCGCGAATGCCTTCTCGCACTCTTCCGGTATTCACCAAGACGGCGTATTGAAGAGCAAGAACACCTACGAAATCATTACCCCTGAAAGCATTGGCTTGCAGAAGAACGAGTTGAACTTAACTTCGCGCTCAGGCCGCCATGTGATCAAGCACCGCATGAGCGAAATGGGCTACAGCGAGCAAGATTATGAGCTCGACGCACTGTATGAAAGCTTTGTAGAGTTGGCCGACCGTAAAGGTCAGGTGTTTGATTACGATTTAGAAGCCTTGGTATTCTTTAGCCAAATTCATGAAGAGCCCGAGCAGTTCAAACTTAAGTACCTCAGCGTGCAATCTGGCAGCAATGTAATGTCGACCGCCAGTGTGCGCATGGAAGTCGGCGGCGAAGTGATTAACGAAGCCGCCGTGGGCAATGGCCCAGTGGATGCCGTTTACCAGTGTATTAACCGCGTTACGGGTTATGATATTCGTGTCGACAAATATGAGCTTAAGAGCAAAGGCGAAGGTAAAGACGCCCTTGGCCAAGTAGACATCGTCGCCGAGCACAAAGGGCGCAAATTCCACGGCATGGGCCTGGCCACCGATATAGTAGAGTCGTCAGCCCAAGCCTTAGTGCATGTGATTAACAGCATTTGGCGCGCCGAACAGGTCGCAGAAAAAAAAGAAGCCATTCAAAATAAAATTCGTGTGGAGACAGTGTGA
- the tusC gene encoding sulfurtransferase complex subunit TusC → MNNVAFLFRTAPHGSASGREGLDAVLATSALNEDIGVFFSDDGVYQLLAEQDPRAILGRHYAPTFGLLDLYDVEQVYVCQRSMTERGIRLEHITIPAQVLAPHDWQLALAGFNVRLSF, encoded by the coding sequence ATGAATAACGTCGCCTTTTTGTTTCGTACCGCGCCTCATGGCTCGGCGTCAGGTCGAGAGGGCTTGGATGCGGTGCTGGCTACGTCCGCCCTCAATGAAGACATAGGGGTGTTCTTTAGCGATGATGGTGTGTATCAGCTCTTGGCTGAGCAAGATCCCCGCGCTATTTTAGGCCGCCACTATGCGCCTACCTTTGGTTTGCTCGACTTGTACGATGTAGAGCAAGTATACGTGTGCCAGCGCTCCATGACTGAGCGAGGCATAAGGTTGGAACACATCACTATTCCTGCTCAGGTGCTGGCGCCCCATGATTGGCAACTGGCACTGGCAGGCTTTAACGTTCGGCTGAGCTTTTGA
- the ilvN gene encoding acetolactate synthase small subunit → MRRIISLLLENESGALSRVVGLFSQRAYNIETLTVAPTEDPTLSRMTIVTTGDERVIEQIIKQLNKLVDVLKVSDLSEGDHIEREIVLVKVRADGANRDEVKRTADIFRGQIVDVSPHLYTVQLVGTSDKLDAFIRNMSESTEVVEVVRSGVCGIARGEKSLRS, encoded by the coding sequence ATGCGGCGTATTATATCCCTGTTACTGGAAAACGAGTCCGGTGCCTTGAGCCGTGTAGTGGGCTTGTTTTCTCAGCGCGCTTATAACATCGAAACCTTGACCGTAGCACCCACTGAAGATCCCACTCTGTCGCGCATGACCATAGTGACCACCGGTGATGAGCGGGTGATTGAGCAGATCATCAAACAGCTGAACAAGCTGGTGGATGTGCTCAAAGTGAGTGACTTGAGTGAAGGCGATCACATAGAGCGCGAAATTGTGCTGGTGAAAGTGCGAGCTGATGGCGCGAATCGCGATGAAGTAAAGCGTACCGCCGATATCTTTCGCGGTCAAATCGTCGACGTGTCACCGCACCTGTACACGGTACAGTTGGTGGGCACCAGCGATAAACTCGATGCATTTATTCGCAATATGAGTGAAAGCACCGAAGTGGTAGAAGTGGTGCGCAGCGGTGTGTGCGGTATTGCACGCGGCGAAAAATCACTGCGTTCGTAA
- the fusA gene encoding elongation factor G — MARTTPIEHYRNIGISAHIDAGKTTTTERVLFYTGVNHKIGETHEGSATMDWMEQEQERGITITSAATTCFWDGMAHQYPRHRINIIDTPGHVDFTIEVERSMRILDGAVMVYCAVGGVQPQSETVWRQANKYKVPRIAFVNKMDRTGADFLRVVDQIKTRLRGEAVPLQLPIGAEENFKGVIDLVTMQAIDWDEENNGTTFVTHAIPAEMQELAEKWRQNMVEAAAEANDELMDKYLEGEELSEAEIKAALRQRVLNSEIILVTCGTAFKNKGVQAMLDAVIDYLPSPVEVHAITGLKVDGETPDSRPADDKAPFSALAFKVATDPFVGNLTFFRVYSGIINTGDAVLNSVKGKRERLGRIVQMHANKREEIKSVCAGDIAAAIGLKDVTTGDTLCDPSAPIILERMDFPEPVISVAVEPRTQADQEKMGMALTRLAQEDPSFRVNTDEESGQTIIAGMGELHLDILVERMKREFGVEANVGKPMVAYRETIRTSVEQEGKFIRQSGGRGQFGHVWLKIEPREPGAGYLFENAIIGGTVPKEYCPAVDKGIQEQMKQGVLAGYPIEDIKVTLYDGSYHDVDSSEMAFKIAGSMAFKEGFMNCDPVLLEPVMKVEVETPEEYMGDVIGDVNRRRGIIEGMEDGPSGKVINAVIPLSEMFGYATDLRSQSQGRASYSMEFEKYGEVPASMAEALVAARKGY, encoded by the coding sequence GTGGCTCGTACAACTCCAATTGAGCACTATCGCAACATCGGCATTAGCGCTCACATTGACGCCGGCAAAACCACCACCACAGAGCGGGTGCTGTTTTATACTGGTGTAAATCATAAAATTGGTGAGACTCACGAAGGTTCCGCTACCATGGACTGGATGGAGCAGGAACAAGAGCGTGGTATTACTATCACCTCTGCTGCTACCACCTGTTTTTGGGATGGCATGGCTCACCAATATCCACGGCATCGCATCAACATCATAGATACGCCAGGGCACGTTGACTTCACCATTGAAGTTGAACGTTCCATGCGCATACTCGATGGTGCTGTTATGGTGTACTGTGCGGTAGGTGGCGTTCAGCCGCAGTCTGAAACCGTATGGCGTCAGGCGAATAAATATAAAGTTCCGCGTATCGCGTTCGTTAATAAAATGGACCGTACCGGTGCTGACTTCTTACGTGTAGTTGACCAGATCAAGACTCGTCTTCGCGGCGAAGCTGTTCCGTTACAATTACCGATCGGCGCCGAAGAAAACTTCAAAGGCGTGATCGACCTAGTGACAATGCAAGCCATTGACTGGGACGAAGAAAACAATGGCACGACTTTTGTGACTCATGCAATTCCCGCTGAGATGCAAGAGTTAGCCGAAAAATGGCGTCAGAACATGGTGGAAGCTGCTGCTGAAGCCAACGATGAACTGATGGACAAATACTTGGAAGGCGAAGAACTGAGTGAAGCCGAAATTAAGGCCGCTTTGCGTCAACGCGTGTTAAATAGCGAAATCATTCTCGTGACCTGTGGTACTGCCTTTAAAAACAAAGGTGTCCAGGCCATGTTAGATGCAGTTATCGACTATTTACCTTCTCCAGTAGAAGTTCATGCCATTACTGGTCTTAAAGTCGACGGTGAGACGCCAGATTCGCGTCCCGCTGACGATAAAGCCCCTTTTTCCGCCTTGGCGTTTAAAGTGGCAACCGACCCGTTTGTGGGTAACCTGACTTTTTTCCGCGTGTATTCTGGCATTATAAATACCGGTGATGCCGTGTTGAACTCAGTCAAGGGGAAACGTGAACGCCTGGGTCGTATCGTGCAGATGCACGCCAACAAGCGCGAAGAAATTAAATCCGTTTGTGCAGGCGACATCGCCGCGGCTATCGGTCTCAAAGACGTGACCACAGGGGATACCCTGTGTGATCCCAGTGCGCCTATTATTTTAGAGCGCATGGATTTCCCTGAGCCGGTTATTTCTGTGGCTGTAGAGCCCAGAACTCAAGCCGACCAAGAAAAAATGGGCATGGCTTTGACGCGTTTAGCGCAGGAAGATCCGTCTTTCCGTGTTAACACCGATGAAGAGTCTGGTCAGACAATTATCGCCGGTATGGGTGAACTGCACCTTGATATCCTTGTCGAACGCATGAAGCGAGAGTTTGGTGTGGAAGCTAACGTGGGTAAACCCATGGTGGCCTACCGCGAAACCATCCGCACTAGCGTGGAGCAAGAAGGTAAGTTTATCCGCCAATCAGGGGGTCGTGGTCAATTTGGTCATGTATGGCTTAAAATTGAACCGCGCGAACCCGGTGCGGGTTATCTGTTTGAGAATGCAATCATCGGTGGCACTGTTCCTAAAGAATATTGCCCAGCGGTAGATAAAGGTATTCAAGAACAGATGAAACAGGGCGTGTTGGCCGGATATCCGATTGAAGATATCAAGGTCACATTATACGATGGCTCTTATCACGATGTTGACTCTTCAGAAATGGCCTTTAAAATCGCAGGTTCTATGGCGTTTAAAGAAGGCTTCATGAATTGCGACCCCGTGTTGCTTGAACCTGTGATGAAGGTTGAAGTTGAGACGCCAGAAGAGTATATGGGTGATGTAATCGGTGACGTAAACCGTCGTCGTGGTATCATCGAAGGCATGGAAGATGGCCCGTCAGGCAAAGTTATCAACGCCGTGATCCCGCTGTCGGAAATGTTTGGCTACGCTACAGATCTGCGTTCACAGTCGCAAGGTCGTGCTTCTTACTCCATGGAGTTTGAGAAGTACGGCGAAGTACCTGCAAGCATGGCTGAAGCGTTGGTTGCTGCTCGTAAAGGTTATTAA
- the tusD gene encoding sulfurtransferase complex subunit TusD → MDVNPAPEAAPTALRFALLVTGPSYGTQAASDAYRFAQAVLAQAHVLSHVFFYQEGVHNANHLVAPASDETNLQQAWVALAQTQGLRLDVCVAAALRRGVCDAASAEQAGLSQWNLAEPFYLSGLGQLAEAALTADRVVQF, encoded by the coding sequence ATGGATGTGAACCCAGCACCGGAGGCGGCACCCACAGCGCTGCGCTTTGCTTTATTAGTGACCGGGCCAAGTTACGGCACGCAAGCTGCCAGTGATGCTTATCGCTTCGCTCAAGCCGTGCTAGCGCAGGCTCATGTGCTGAGCCATGTTTTTTTCTATCAAGAAGGTGTGCATAACGCCAATCACTTGGTGGCGCCGGCCAGCGATGAAACTAACTTGCAACAAGCCTGGGTTGCCTTGGCGCAGACGCAGGGGCTGCGCTTAGATGTGTGCGTGGCCGCCGCGCTACGCCGCGGTGTGTGCGATGCAGCAAGTGCCGAGCAAGCGGGTTTGAGCCAATGGAACTTGGCCGAGCCCTTTTATTTGAGTGGGTTAGGCCAGCTTGCCGAGGCGGCACTGACCGCCGATCGGGTGGTGCAGTTTTGA
- the rpsG gene encoding 30S ribosomal protein S7, producing the protein MPRRRVIGQRKILPDPKFGSDLLAKFVNILMVDGKKSTAETIVYTALEAAATKSGKEHLALFEEALENIRPTVEVKSRRVGGSTYQVPVEVRPVRRNALGMRWLVDSARKRGEKSMAQRLAGELLDAADNKGSAVKKREDVHRMAEANKAFAHYRW; encoded by the coding sequence ATGCCAAGACGTCGCGTTATCGGCCAGCGTAAAATATTACCAGATCCTAAGTTTGGATCCGATTTGCTGGCAAAATTTGTAAACATCCTGATGGTAGACGGTAAAAAATCTACTGCTGAGACTATCGTTTACACAGCCCTAGAAGCAGCTGCTACAAAAAGCGGCAAAGAGCACTTGGCGCTGTTTGAAGAAGCCTTAGAAAACATTCGTCCTACAGTTGAAGTTAAATCACGCCGCGTAGGTGGTTCTACCTACCAGGTGCCAGTAGAAGTACGTCCAGTACGCCGTAATGCCTTGGGCATGCGTTGGTTAGTAGACTCTGCACGTAAGCGTGGCGAGAAGTCTATGGCTCAGCGTTTAGCTGGCGAGTTGTTGGATGCTGCTGACAACAAAGGTTCTGCGGTTAAGAAGCGTGAAGACGTTCACCGTATGGCTGAAGCAAACAAAGCGTTTGCACATTACCGCTGGTAA
- a CDS encoding acetolactate synthase 3 large subunit, whose amino-acid sequence MEMLSGAQMVVRALEDQGVEHLFGYPGGSVLDIYDALFENSKIEHVLVRHEQAAVHMADGYTRATGKVGTVLVTSGPGATNCITGIATAYMDSIPMVVLSGQVPTYYIGDDAFQETDMLGISRPIVKHSFICKKASDIPLAIKKAYYIAASGRPGPVVIDLPKDVQNPLEKHPYVYPESVSMRSYNPTSVGHKGQIKKAMQALAAAKRPIMYVGGGAVTAEASALVVELAEKFNLPVTNTLMGLGVMPGTHKQFVGMLGMHGTYEANKSMHNSDFILAIGARFDDRVTNNVAKFCPDATIAHVDIDPTSVSKNIKAHIPIVGSADAVLEQMLATIRELGLETDPNAMTDWWAQIDEWRALKCLDYAKSDQYIKPQQVIESIYRITEGKAIVSSDVGQHQMFAALYYPFDKPRQWINSGGLGTMGFGLPAAMGAQMARPDAVSICVTGDGSIQMNIQELSTCMQYNIPVKIISLNNHSLGMVKQWQKMFYEGRESHSYMDSLPDFVKLAEAYGHVGIRVSDPKELDAALEKCFSMTDKLVFMDIIIDPEEHVYPMQIKTGAMDDMYLSKTERT is encoded by the coding sequence ATGGAGATGTTATCAGGCGCACAAATGGTGGTTCGGGCGCTGGAAGATCAGGGAGTCGAGCATTTATTCGGTTACCCCGGCGGTTCAGTGCTTGATATCTATGACGCCTTATTTGAAAACAGCAAAATTGAGCATGTATTGGTGCGCCACGAACAGGCTGCCGTACACATGGCTGACGGCTATACCCGCGCTACGGGTAAAGTCGGTACCGTGCTGGTGACCTCAGGCCCGGGTGCGACTAACTGTATTACCGGTATTGCCACCGCCTATATGGACTCGATTCCTATGGTGGTGTTGTCCGGTCAGGTACCAACTTATTACATTGGTGATGACGCCTTCCAAGAAACCGATATGTTGGGTATCTCGCGGCCTATCGTTAAGCACAGCTTTATCTGTAAGAAAGCCTCAGATATTCCGCTGGCCATTAAAAAAGCCTATTACATCGCCGCCAGTGGCCGACCTGGCCCTGTGGTTATCGACCTGCCGAAAGATGTGCAAAACCCGTTGGAAAAGCATCCTTATGTTTATCCTGAATCGGTGTCGATGCGCTCTTATAACCCCACCAGCGTGGGACATAAAGGCCAAATCAAGAAAGCCATGCAAGCGTTGGCTGCAGCCAAACGCCCCATCATGTATGTGGGCGGCGGTGCAGTAACCGCAGAAGCCAGTGCCTTGGTGGTTGAGCTAGCAGAAAAGTTTAATCTGCCGGTGACTAACACCCTAATGGGGCTCGGCGTGATGCCGGGTACGCATAAGCAGTTTGTGGGCATGTTGGGTATGCACGGGACTTATGAAGCCAATAAGAGCATGCATAACTCGGACTTTATTCTCGCCATTGGTGCGCGCTTCGATGACCGCGTGACCAACAACGTGGCTAAGTTCTGCCCTGATGCCACCATAGCGCACGTCGATATCGACCCGACCTCGGTCTCGAAAAATATCAAGGCGCACATTCCGATTGTGGGTTCAGCGGATGCGGTATTAGAGCAGATGCTGGCTACCATTCGTGAGCTGGGTTTAGAGACTGACCCTAACGCCATGACGGATTGGTGGGCGCAAATTGACGAGTGGCGTGCACTTAAGTGCTTAGACTATGCCAAAAGCGACCAATACATTAAGCCGCAGCAAGTCATTGAGTCTATCTATCGCATCACCGAAGGCAAAGCCATCGTCAGTTCAGACGTGGGCCAGCATCAGATGTTTGCCGCGCTCTATTATCCGTTTGATAAGCCGCGCCAATGGATCAACTCAGGCGGCTTGGGCACCATGGGCTTTGGTTTACCAGCCGCCATGGGCGCGCAAATGGCACGACCCGATGCGGTTTCTATTTGTGTGACCGGTGATGGCTCTATTCAGATGAATATTCAAGAGCTGTCGACCTGTATGCAATACAACATACCGGTGAAGATCATCTCCCTGAACAACCATTCGCTGGGCATGGTAAAGCAGTGGCAGAAGATGTTTTATGAAGGCCGTGAGAGCCATTCTTATATGGACTCTTTACCGGACTTCGTAAAACTGGCAGAAGCTTATGGCCATGTGGGTATTCGGGTATCGGATCCTAAAGAGCTGGATGCGGCGCTCGAGAAGTGTTTCTCGATGACCGACAAACTGGTGTTTATGGATATTATTATCGATCCAGAAGAGCACGTGTATCCGATGCAGATTAAAACCGGTGCCATGGATGACATGTATTTAAGTAAAACGGAGAGAACCTAA
- the tuf gene encoding elongation factor Tu, which produces MSKEKFERVKTHVNVGTIGHVDHGKTTLTAAITTVLAKKMGGTARGYAQIDNAPEEKARGITIAASHVEYDTEARHYAHVDCPGHADYVKNMITGAAQMDGAILVVAATDGPMPQTREHILLARQVGVPYIIVFMNKCDMVDDEELLELVEMEIRELLSEYDFPGDDTPVIQGSALKGLEGDAEWEPKILELADALDSYIPDPERAVDGAFLLPIEDVFSIQGRGTVVTGRVERGIVKVGEEIEIIGLKDTVKSTCTGVEMFRKLLDEGRAGENVGVLLRGTKREDVERGQVLAKPGSIKPHTTFESEIYVLSKEEGGRHTPFFKGYRPQFYFRTTDVTGTIELPEGVEMVMPGDNVHMVVTLIAPIAMEDGLRFAIREGGRTVGAGVVAKIVA; this is translated from the coding sequence GTGTCTAAAGAAAAATTCGAACGCGTAAAAACACACGTAAACGTTGGTACTATCGGCCACGTTGACCACGGTAAAACAACTTTGACTGCTGCTATTACTACTGTATTAGCAAAGAAAATGGGCGGCACCGCACGCGGCTACGCTCAGATCGATAACGCTCCTGAAGAAAAAGCACGTGGTATCACCATCGCCGCTTCTCACGTTGAGTACGATACTGAAGCACGTCACTACGCACACGTAGACTGCCCAGGTCACGCTGACTATGTTAAAAACATGATCACCGGTGCTGCTCAAATGGATGGCGCTATCCTGGTTGTTGCTGCAACTGATGGCCCTATGCCACAGACTCGTGAGCACATCCTGTTGGCCCGTCAGGTTGGCGTTCCTTACATCATCGTGTTCATGAACAAGTGTGACATGGTTGATGACGAAGAGTTGCTGGAACTGGTTGAGATGGAAATCCGTGAGTTGTTGTCTGAGTACGACTTCCCAGGTGATGACACTCCAGTAATCCAAGGTTCTGCACTGAAAGGTCTGGAAGGTGACGCTGAGTGGGAGCCAAAGATTCTTGAACTGGCTGACGCACTTGACTCTTACATCCCTGATCCAGAGCGCGCGGTTGACGGTGCATTCTTGCTGCCAATCGAAGACGTTTTCTCAATCCAAGGCCGTGGTACTGTTGTAACTGGTCGTGTTGAGCGCGGTATCGTTAAAGTTGGTGAAGAAATCGAAATCATCGGCCTGAAAGACACCGTTAAGAGCACCTGTACTGGTGTTGAAATGTTCCGTAAGTTGCTTGACGAAGGCCGTGCTGGTGAGAACGTTGGTGTTCTGCTGCGTGGTACTAAGCGTGAAGACGTTGAACGTGGTCAGGTTCTTGCTAAGCCAGGTTCAATCAAGCCACACACTACTTTTGAATCAGAAATCTATGTTCTGTCAAAAGAAGAAGGCGGTCGTCACACTCCGTTCTTCAAAGGCTACCGTCCACAGTTCTACTTCCGTACAACTGACGTGACCGGTACTATCGAATTGCCAGAAGGCGTTGAGATGGTTATGCCTGGTGACAACGTACACATGGTTGTTACTCTGATTGCTCCTATCGCGATGGAAGACGGTTTACGTTTTGCTATCCGTGAAGGTGGTCGTACTGTTGGTGCTGGTGTTGTAGCGAAAATCGTTGCTTAA
- the rpsL gene encoding 30S ribosomal protein S12 produces the protein MTTINQLVRKPRKVAAAKSNVPALESCPQKRGVCTRVYTTTPKKPNSALRKVCRVRLTNGFEVNSYIGGEGHNLQEHSVVLIRGGRVKDLPGVRYHTIRGALDTSGVSARRQGRSKYGAKKPKS, from the coding sequence ATGACTACTATTAACCAGCTGGTCCGTAAACCGCGTAAGGTCGCTGCTGCAAAGAGCAACGTACCTGCGCTGGAATCGTGCCCGCAAAAACGCGGCGTATGTACCCGTGTATATACCACCACCCCTAAGAAGCCTAACTCTGCATTACGTAAAGTATGTCGTGTTCGTCTGACCAATGGTTTTGAGGTTAACTCATACATTGGTGGTGAAGGCCATAACCTGCAAGAGCACTCCGTAGTGCTGATCCGCGGCGGTCGTGTTAAAGATTTACCAGGTGTGCGTTACCACACCATTCGTGGCGCGCTGGACACTTCTGGTGTTTCTGCACGTCGCCAGGGCCGTTCTAAGTACGGTGCCAAGAAGCCAAAGTCTTAA
- the tusB gene encoding sulfurtransferase complex subunit TusB has translation MLHTVKYSPFSHQALAHALRELQPDDRLLLWQDGVIAATVAQSQASWGQVPWWQAPLQMLASSQRLYVMAEDLQARGLSQAIGQPISMLDWVDLVAKLGSPQAW, from the coding sequence ATGCTGCATACGGTAAAATATTCGCCTTTTAGTCATCAGGCATTAGCACACGCGTTGCGCGAATTGCAGCCCGATGATCGGCTGTTGTTATGGCAAGATGGCGTAATTGCGGCTACGGTAGCCCAGTCGCAAGCATCCTGGGGGCAAGTCCCCTGGTGGCAAGCACCATTACAAATGCTGGCGAGCAGCCAGCGTTTGTATGTGATGGCAGAAGACTTACAAGCGCGTGGTTTAAGTCAGGCAATCGGGCAGCCAATTAGCATGCTCGATTGGGTCGATTTAGTCGCAAAATTGGGCAGTCCCCAAGCTTGGTAG